In the genome of Euleptes europaea isolate rEulEur1 chromosome 7, rEulEur1.hap1, whole genome shotgun sequence, one region contains:
- the LOC130481112 gene encoding immunoglobulin superfamily member 11-like yields MLSGNKRRCRCSSALSSMWILFSYVTAAEAVKVSVVANSIQVVRGGSALLPCSFHTTAPLNRLNIIWTVVPAADPNHPQQVLAYEQGEVVESVSRYTGRVGFAFSPTQSATLILNDTRGSDSGTYQCSVMNPPDAATPNIGVLQLTVFVPPSNPRCSSEGNGDEGSNLQFSCTVEEGMPIPAFVWEKIPPATEPLVTSYKDDHRLLLTFHNLTTEASGLYRCTASNMLGAVSCSLELRVHVAPGNSTSLVVGITLMLIMGLVLLTLLALVLWLHHRSRDKWEEDDSYNEIRLDNLSLGRLIVTKSPAGDISTSSPVTQPLWIFTSATPNTTYAHREWRPQPGTASQATLPGGLREPTSAHRGRQRNSSLSEQQRSSSESEDEKQPLPGSAQKPTGFLV; encoded by the exons CTGCAGAAGCAGTGAAGGTATCCGTGGTGGCCAACAGCATCCAAGTGGTCCGGGGAGGAAGCGCCCTCCTGCCATGTTCCTTCCACACCACCGCGCCTCTGAACCGTCTCAACATTATTTGGACAGTGGTCCCAGCAGCAGACCCCAACCACCCCCAGCAA GTACTCGCTTACGAGCAGGGCGAGGTGGTGGAGAGCGTCTCCCGCTACACAGGCCGGGTGGGCTTTGCCTTCTCGCCCACCCAGAGCGCCACCCTCATCCTCAACGACACCCGTGGCTCAGACAGCGGCACTTACCAATGCAGCGTGATGAATCCGCCAGATGCCGCCACGCCCAACATTGGGGTCCTCCAGCTCACTGTGTTTG TACCACCGTCTAATCCTAGATGCTCCAGTGAGGGCAATGGGGACGAGGGGAGCAATCTCCAGTTCTCATGCACAGTAGAGGAAGGAATGCCCATCCCCGCTTTTGTTTGGGAGAAGATCCCGCCTGCAACAGAGCCCTTGGTGACCAGCTACAAAG ATGACCACCGCCTCCTCCTGACCTTCCACAACCTGACCACAGAGGCCTCCGGCCTTTACCGTTGCACAGCCTCCAACATGCTGGGCGCCGTCTCCTGCTCCTTGGAGCTGCGGGTGCACGTTG CCCCTGGCAACAGCACCTCCCTGGTGGTGGGGATCACCCTCATGCTCATCATGGGCCTTGTGCTGCTCACCCTCCTTGCTCTGGTCCTGTGGCTCCATCATCGCAGCAGGGACAAGTGGGAAGAGGACGACTCATACAATGAGATCAG ACTTGACAATCTCTCACTGGGGCGGCTGATTGTTACCAAGAGCCCCGCTGGGGACATTTCCACATCCAGCCCTGTGACTCAGCCTCTCTGGATCTTCACGAGCGCCACTCCTAACACCACTTATGCCCATCGTGAATGGAGACCCCAGCCCGGGACTGCGAGCCAGGCCACGCTTCCGGGAGGGCTAAGAGAGCCCACGTCAGCACACCGGGGAAGGCAGAGAAACAGCAGCCTCTCTGAGCAGCAGAGATCCTCGTCTGAAAGCGAGGACGAAAAGCAACCCTTGCCCGGCTCTGCACAGAAGCCCACAGGATTCCTGGTGTAG